A section of the Spirosoma pollinicola genome encodes:
- the mobV gene encoding MobV family relaxase, whose product MKAVCRVAKVKGAGSIGGKSDHNYRQGHVPNADAERRHLNHEYVLNYENLAKAIEAKLHHAGLDHVRKDAVKGMEFILTASPEAFKRDQTGQFTGDYRESDWVKANLEFMKQQYGSNLVAFTLHQDEKTPHIHAIVVPITPDKRLCAKELFTPKTLRQLQTDYAAAMKPFGLERGIEGSRAQHVDMKHIYGLQQQERQTIEKNLQPIQTINAPLAIDKPGPLDLLNLERWKQQQEAKINAELNRRLEEIKQAAEKALKAAVANATAKEQEKVLAQRLTTSEGLKQTNFEKAKKTGEELATTTSKINQIAVLLDEKRLNPKWSEGLAGHLRSKVLPQMEADILECLKERLTDGNDLNPRLEKKGYKIVKDAKGTFYLTDPKTEVRLNLITAQIKGEFLSELVHETVQRGIKEAQQEKEKKAQKSEVKNNQDQGYKFRR is encoded by the coding sequence ATGAAAGCTGTTTGTCGAGTCGCCAAGGTCAAAGGAGCCGGTAGCATAGGCGGCAAGTCTGATCACAACTACCGTCAGGGCCATGTGCCCAATGCCGATGCCGAGCGTCGGCATCTAAACCATGAGTATGTACTCAACTATGAGAATTTAGCCAAGGCCATCGAAGCCAAGCTTCATCATGCCGGCCTTGACCATGTGCGAAAGGATGCCGTTAAGGGTATGGAATTTATTCTTACGGCCAGCCCGGAAGCCTTCAAACGTGACCAAACTGGCCAGTTCACCGGCGATTATCGGGAATCGGATTGGGTGAAGGCGAATCTGGAGTTCATGAAACAGCAATACGGTTCTAACCTGGTCGCTTTTACTCTGCACCAGGACGAGAAAACGCCCCACATTCACGCTATCGTTGTTCCTATCACCCCCGACAAACGACTTTGCGCGAAGGAGCTGTTCACGCCTAAAACCCTACGCCAGCTCCAGACTGATTACGCGGCGGCCATGAAGCCATTTGGGTTGGAAAGGGGAATAGAAGGCAGCCGGGCGCAGCATGTGGACATGAAGCACATTTATGGCCTTCAACAACAGGAGCGGCAAACTATCGAGAAGAATTTACAGCCCATTCAGACGATCAATGCACCCTTAGCCATCGACAAGCCTGGTCCGCTGGATTTGTTGAATCTGGAGCGCTGGAAACAACAGCAGGAAGCCAAAATCAATGCTGAACTCAATCGCAGGCTCGAGGAAATCAAACAAGCCGCTGAGAAGGCCCTAAAAGCGGCCGTAGCAAACGCAACTGCCAAGGAGCAGGAGAAAGTACTCGCTCAACGACTGACCACCTCAGAGGGCCTAAAACAGACCAATTTCGAGAAAGCCAAGAAAACAGGGGAAGAATTGGCCACCACTACCAGCAAGATCAACCAGATAGCCGTACTGCTGGACGAAAAGCGACTGAATCCAAAATGGAGTGAGGGCCTAGCTGGCCACCTTCGCAGCAAGGTGCTGCCGCAGATGGAAGCGGATATCCTAGAGTGTTTGAAAGAGCGCTTAACTGATGGCAACGATCTAAACCCCCGGCTTGAGAAGAAAGGGTACAAAATCGTGAAAGATGCGAAAGGGACGTTTTACCTGACTGACCCTAAAACCGAAGTGCGGCTAAACCTGATTACAGCTCAGATCAAAGGTGAATTTCTGAGCGAACTAGTTCATGAAACCGTACAAAGGGGAATAAAAGAAGCACAACAAGAGAAAGAGAAGAAGGCTCAGAAGTCCGAAGTCAAGAACAATCAAGATCAGGGCTATAAGTTTCGGCGCTAG
- a CDS encoding oxidoreductase, whose translation MYRYKPLLQSIHLPNGIKISNRFVLSPMTVNASTKEGYITKADLAYAARRSNSAGMQVTGAAYIEPYGKLFEYGFNIDHDACIPGLTNMASTMKQHGSLAIIQLAHAGRFSNQAILNFGKVYGPSPMTLHSPIEHVVIAMSHEKINSIIQQYRDATLRAIKAGFDGVEISIAQRLLIQTFFSTFSNRRTAS comes from the coding sequence ATGTACCGATACAAACCACTTTTACAATCAATCCACTTACCTAATGGCATCAAAATTTCGAATCGCTTTGTATTATCACCAATGACCGTAAACGCATCAACAAAAGAAGGCTATATTACAAAAGCAGACTTGGCTTATGCTGCACGTCGCTCTAATTCAGCTGGAATGCAAGTCACCGGCGCTGCTTACATTGAACCTTATGGTAAACTGTTTGAATATGGCTTTAATATTGATCATGATGCTTGTATCCCTGGATTAACTAACATGGCATCTACGATGAAACAACATGGTAGCCTCGCTATTATCCAGCTAGCGCATGCTGGTCGTTTTTCAAATCAAGCCATTTTAAATTTTGGAAAGGTGTATGGACCAAGTCCTATGACTTTGCATTCACCGATTGAACACGTTGTTATCGCCATGTCTCATGAGAAAATCAATAGCATCATTCAGCAGTATCGCGATGCTACATTACGCGCGATTAAAGCAGGTTTTGATGGTGTGGAAATTTCGATTGCACAACGTTTGCTGATTCAAACATTTTTCTCAACTTTTTCAAATAGACGTACAGCTAGCTAG
- a CDS encoding SHOCT domain-containing protein, whose amino-acid sequence MEDFFGAVFGIAMVVALVWGTFYFGARVSKFTGKTYVFKDGSRITPQTYDKMSKQLDDRAKSVQDSVNSFTSAAKRQINNNSSSNKNLTSNKLNDLEKLSRLLQSGVISKDEFDKMKADILK is encoded by the coding sequence ATGGAAGATTTTTTCGGTGCTGTTTTTGGGATAGCTATGGTTGTTGCTCTTGTATGGGGTACTTTTTATTTTGGGGCGAGAGTCTCCAAATTCACAGGGAAAACCTATGTATTTAAGGACGGTAGTAGGATAACCCCTCAGACATACGATAAAATGTCAAAGCAGTTAGATGATAGAGCAAAATCGGTTCAAGATTCTGTTAATAGTTTCACTTCAGCCGCTAAGCGCCAAATAAATAACAATAGTTCTTCTAACAAAAACTTGACTAGTAACAAGTTAAATGATTTGGAGAAACTGTCAAGGTTACTCCAAAGCGGAGTTATATCAAAAGATGAATTTGATAAGATGAAGGCCGACATCTTGAAATAA
- a CDS encoding replication/maintenance protein RepL, with protein MLHPETGELQVTHRDSVLPKEPDYVKLYLSDIELLNNLPKWTDRILHELLRMMNYKNQIVLNSSIKKEIAAEFKIHIKTIDNALVMLVKQGVLIRKDKGLYLGNPLLFGKGEWKDIRELRLTIHYTKEGRTMTAEILQEQEEPELVEV; from the coding sequence ATGCTACATCCTGAAACAGGAGAGCTTCAAGTCACGCACAGAGATTCGGTTCTACCTAAAGAGCCTGATTATGTTAAGCTGTATCTGTCTGACATAGAGTTACTTAACAACTTGCCAAAGTGGACAGATCGTATTCTTCATGAACTGCTACGGATGATGAATTACAAAAACCAAATTGTACTTAACTCATCAATCAAGAAGGAAATAGCCGCAGAGTTCAAAATCCATATAAAGACAATAGATAATGCCCTAGTTATGCTTGTAAAGCAAGGTGTTCTTATTCGAAAAGATAAAGGGCTATATCTAGGAAATCCACTCTTATTTGGAAAAGGGGAATGGAAGGATATTAGAGAACTAAGACTGACAATTCACTATACTAAGGAAGGACGTACTATGACTGCTGAAATATTACAGGAGCAGGAAGAACCCGAATTAGTGGAAGTATAA